In the genome of Streptomyces sp. SAI-127, the window TATCTACCTGGAGTGTGAGGGGCGTCGCATGGAGACTCCGGTGTTCGAGGAAATCGATCCCGCGAGCGACTGCGACTGCCCCGGATGCGTCCACTGGCGTCGCGTTCTCCCACGATCGACCGGAGGTCACCCGGCGGCCACCCGGGTCGTGATCCTGGCCGCAGCCGCCGCGGTCTCCACCGCCCTCGGCGCGGTCCACGCGGCCCCGGCCCACGCCGCCCCCCAAGCCCCCGCCCGTCCCGGCGTTCCCGGCATCCCCGGGGTTCCCGCGGGTGACGAGCCCGACACCCCGCAGGGCGGCAGGGCCCCGCTGCACGGCCCCGGCGGCAGACCGGAGGTCGCCAAGGCGCCGACCACCACCCGCGCCGACATCATCAGGCGGGCCAAGCAGTGGGTCGCCGCGAAGGTGCCGTACAACATGTCCGAGTACTGGAGCGACGGCTACCGGCAGGACTGCTCGGGCTTCGTGTCCATGGCCTGGAGCCTGCCGGGCAACGAGTGGACCGGCAGCCTCGGCCAGTACGGGATCAAGATCGCCAAGGACGACCTGCAGCCCGGCGACATCCTGCTCTTCCACAACCCGGCCAACCCCGAGCAGGGCTCCCACGTCGTCATCTTCGGCGGCTGGACGGACTACACGCACACCTACTACGTCGCCTACGAGGAGACCCGCCCGCACGCCCGCGAGCTGGCCACCCCGTACGCCTACTGGAGCAACTCGGACCGGTACGTCGCCTACCGGTACAAGGGCCTCGCGGGCGGCACCGCGGACGCCGGGTCGGACCCCGCCGAGCCCGACAACGCCAAGCCGGGCACACCGGCCGTGACGCCCTACCCGGGGCGTGCCTACTTCGGGCCCGGGGCCCACAACAAGTACGTCACCCAGCTCGGCCGGATGCTCGTCGCACGCGGCGCCGGGCGCTACTACACCTCCGGCCCCGGCCCCCGCTGGACGGACGCGGACCGCAGGGCCACCCAGGCGTTCCAGCAGGCGCAGGGGTGGCGGGGCAAGGACGCGGACGGGCTGCCCAGGGCGCAGACCTGGGCGCTGCTGGTGACCGGCGGCGGCAAGGACATCGAGGCGGGCGGTCGGACGGGGGCGGCGGGGCCGCCGGCGCCCTCCTCGCACGGGGTCCCCGGATACCCGGGGCGCGCGATGTTCCGCCCCGGCGCGACCAACGAGTACGTCACCCAGCTCGGCGGACAGCTGGTGAAGAAAGGGTTCGGCAAGTACTACACGACCGGGCCGGGGCCGCGCTGGGGCGAGCCGGACCGGCGGGGCGTCGAGGCCTTCCAGCGTGCCCAGGGCTGGCGGGGCGGCGCGGCGGACGGCTACCCGGGGCCCGAGACCTGGCGGCGGCTCTTCTCGTAACCACCCGGCGCGCCATCACCCGGCGCGCCATCTCGTCATCACCCGGCTCGTCATCCCTGGCTCGTCATCACCTGTTGTGACGCATCTGGCGCGGAGGCTGGAGGCACTCATGAGCACGACCACTTCACACACCCCCGAGTCCGAGGGGCCGTCACGGCCCGCCCGGCTCATCCAGAACGAGGCGACCACCGAGATCCCCGTCCATCTGCTCTTCCGTGACGAACCGGACCCGGTGTCGGTCGCGCTGAGGCCCGCGGTGGTGGCACGCCGGCAGGGCACCGGGGAGCAGCCCCGCCTGCGCAGAACCGGCCAGGTCACCCCGCGCCCCGCCCCCGACGTCGATCCCGAGCTGGCCGAGCGCCCCGCCCGGGTGCTGCCGGGTTCGGCGGGCGTCCTCGCCGGCGCCTGCGGGCTGGCCGGGTGCGCGGTCACCTCGTGGTGGGTGGGGGTGCTGCCGCCGCTCGCCCTGAAGGCTCTCAGGGTCCCGGAGTTCGCGGGTGCGGGCCTCGGCCCGGCGCAGTGGGCGGCGTACGCCGGAGCCGGTGTTCTCGGCCTGTTCGGCTTCGGCGGACTGGCCCGCGGCCGTACGGGACGCGCCTGGGTGCTCGGGCTGTTCGGCCGCTACCGGGGGACCGTCCGGCGCACGGGCCTGATGTGGGTCAACCCGCTGCTGCTGCGCCGCCGGGTCGACGTACGGCTGCGGCACTGGCGCGGCGAGCCGATGCCGGCCGCCGACGCGAGCGGGGTCGCGCTGCGGGTCGTCGTCCTCGTGGTGTGGCGGGTGCGGGACACCGCGCGGGCCACGCTGGGCGTCGACGACCACGAGACGTTTCTGCGCGAGTGCGTCGAGGCCGCGCTCGCCCGGGTCCCGGTGGAGGCGCCGGGCTCCGGCCGCGGCTCGGTCGACGCGGCGGGGGAGGCGCTGACCCGGTTGGTGGCCGCGGAGACCGCGCCCGTCGGCGTCGAGGTCTTCTCGGTCCAGCCGCTGCGCGTCGAGTACGCCCCCGAGGTCGCCGCCGCGATGCACCGCCGCCGCATCGCCGCGCTGGACGCCCAGCACCGGGCCACGATGCTCACCTCGGTCGTGGACTCGGTGGAGGACACCGTGACCCGGCTGACCATGCGGGGCCTGGTGGAACTGGACGACTACGAACGCAAGGCGCTGGTGAAGGACTTGACGGTGGCGTTCTGCGCGGGGCGTGGAGAACAGGGCGCGTGAATGGTATGGACATGGTCAACGCACGGTAATAATCTGGGACTTGGTCTAGACCTGCAAGCTCACTGAACTTCCCCCACGTTCTCCAGGAGCGGCAGCATGCGCAAAAAGACCAAGTGGTACGCCGCCGTGGTGGGCCTCGCCACCACCGGAGCCGTCGTGCTCTCCTCCGGCGGCGCAAGCAGCCACGGCTACACCGACCTCCCCATCAGCAGGCAGAAGCTCTGCCAGAACGGCACGGTGGCGAACTGCGGCTCGATCCAGTGGGAGCCGCAGAGCGTCGAGGGCCCGAAGGGGTTCCCGGCCTCAGGCCCTGCCGACGGGCAGATATGCAACGCCGGCCTGAGCCAGTTCGGCCAGCTCAGCGCGCCGAAGACCCCGTCGGGCAGCGCCTGGCCGGCGACCAAGGTGACGGGCGGCCAGAGCTACACCTTCCGCTGGCAGTTCACCGCCATGCATGCCACGACCGACTTCAAGTACTACGTCACCAAGGCGGGCTGGAACCAGAACCACAACCTGGCCCGCTCCGACCTCAACCTCACCCCGTTCCTGACCGTCCCCTACAACGGCCAGCGACCCCCCTCGACCCTCTCCCACAGCGGCACCCTGCCGTCCGGGCTCAGCGGACGGCATGTGATCGTCGCGGTGTGGACGATCGCCGACACGACGAACGCGTTCTACGCCTGCTCGGACGTCACGTTCTGAGCATCGCTTGAGACAGTCCAGGTGTCCCCCGGGGTAGGTTCCCCACACGATCACGCGATCGGTGCCTGACCTCGGGGGATCTGCCATGGACGCCTTCTTCTACGTCATTCCCGTCCAGATCATGGCCGTGGTTCTTTTGGCCGCGTATGTCATGGTGCGGCGCTGGCTGCGGATGCGCAGCGCCTGGCGGAGCGGGCTGACCGCCGAGGGGCGGTGCCTGCGGGTGTACGCGATGGCCCACGGGGGCGGCGACACACGGGTGCGCACCGCGCTGCGCCATGTGTACGAGTTCAGGGCCCGTGACGGCCGGGTCGTCCGTTTCGAGGAGGAGGGCGGTCCGGGGACGATACTCGAGGGCGACATCGTCACCGTCCACTACGCCGACGGCCCGGACGTCGTGGCGACGGCCCGCCCCGGCCGTGGCGGGCACGGGTGCGCCGCCTGCGCGGTGCTCGCCATGGCCTGCGTGGTCGTGCTCGTCTGCGCGGTCGTCATGGTCGCCCTCACCGCGACGTCCTAGGCCTCCACATCTGACGGCCCGTCAACTACCGTACGCCGCCATGGACTCCAGGAGGCGTACGGTCGCCGAGCTCGTCGCCGGCCGGTGGGGGGACCACCGGCCCGGGCTGTGGTTCGAGGGGCGGGTGCTCACCCATCACGAGGTCGCCGCCGGCGCCGCCGCCCGGGCGGCGCTGCTCACCGACCTGCTGCCGGGCCCCGGGGCCCACATCGGTGTGCTGCTCGACAACACCCCCGAGTACCCGCTCTGGCTGAGCGCCGCCGCGCTGGCCCGTGCCGCCGTCGCCGGCATCAACCCCACCCGCCGGGGTCCCGAACTCGCCCGCGACATCCTGCACACCGAGTGCCGCCTGCTGATCACCGAGGCGTCCCACCTGCCGTTGCTGCGGGGCCTCGACCTCCCCGGCGTCCGTCTGCTGGTGACCGGCACCGAGGAGTACGACTCCCTGCTCGCGCCCTACGCCGACGCCGAACCGGACGCCTCCCGCGCCGCGCCCGGCGACCGGCTGCTCCTCTACTTCACCTCCGGCTCGACCGGCGCCCCCAAGGCCGCGCTCTGCTCCCAGGGCCGCCTGGCCGCGGCGGGGAGCTCGCTGGCCGACCAGTTCCGGCTCGGTCCCGACGGCGTGCACTACGTCTGCATGCCGATGTTCCACGGCAACGCGGTGATCGCCGACTGGGCGCCCGCGCTGGCGAGCGGGGCGGGGGTGGCGCTGAGGCGGCGGTTCTCGGCGTCGGGGTTCCTGGCGGACGTACGCGCGTACGGGGCGACGTACTTCACCTATGTCGGCCGGGCGATCCAGTACGTCCTGGCCACCGAGCCCCGCGAGGACGACGGGGACAACCCGCTGCGGCTTGGCTTCGGCACCGAGGCGGGGGCGGTGGACGCGGCGGCCTTCCAGCGGCGGTTCGGGGTCCGGCTGGTGGAGGGGTACGGGTCCTCCGAGGGCGGCGCGGCGATCCAGTGGGCGCCCGGCACGCCGGAGGGTGCGGTCGGGCGGGCGGGGACCGGGCTCGTCGTACTCGATCAGGAGACGGGGCAGGAGTGTCCCCGCGCACGATTCGACACGGCCGGGCGGCTGCTGAACGGGGACGAGGCGATAGGCGAGCTGGTGAACCGGGCGCCGAACCCCTTCGAGGGGTACTGGCGCAACGCGGAGGCGGAGGCCGAGCGCCGCCGGGGCGGCTGGTACTGGACCGGTGACCTCTTCTACCGGGACGCCGACGGCTATCTCTACTTCGCGGGCCGCACCGACGACCGGCTGCGCGTCGACAGCGAGAACCTGGCCGCGGCGATGATCGAGAACATCCTCGCGCGCTACGACGGGGCGGTGGCCGTCGCCGTGTACGCGGTGCCGGATCCGGTGACCGGGGACCAGGTGATGGCGACCATCGCGGGGGCCTTCGAGCCGGAGTCCTTCGCGGACTTCCTGGAGGCCCAGCCCGACCTCGGGACGAAGATGGCGCCCCGGTTCGTGCGGGTGGTGGAGCGGATGCCGGTCACCGCCACGAACAAGATCCACCGAGCGCGGCTCAGGAAAGAGGGCGTACGGTGCGCGGACCCGGTGTGGTGGCGGCCCCCCGGCACGCGGACGTACCGGAGACTGGAATACGCCGAAGGGCCCCTCGCTCCCACGAGAGGCCCTTCACCGGTGCGCCGCCAGGGACTCGAACCCCGGACCCGCTGATGCTGCGTCTTCTGGGGGGCGACCCCCAGACCCCCAGCCGTCCTCGCGGCACCGTGGGAAACGCCGAAGGGCCCCTCGCTCCCACGAGAGGCCCTTCACCGGTGCGCCGCCAGGGACTCGAACCCCGGACCCGCTGATTAAGAG includes:
- a CDS encoding peptidoglycan-binding protein, which produces METPVFEEIDPASDCDCPGCVHWRRVLPRSTGGHPAATRVVILAAAAAVSTALGAVHAAPAHAAPQAPARPGVPGIPGVPAGDEPDTPQGGRAPLHGPGGRPEVAKAPTTTRADIIRRAKQWVAAKVPYNMSEYWSDGYRQDCSGFVSMAWSLPGNEWTGSLGQYGIKIAKDDLQPGDILLFHNPANPEQGSHVVIFGGWTDYTHTYYVAYEETRPHARELATPYAYWSNSDRYVAYRYKGLAGGTADAGSDPAEPDNAKPGTPAVTPYPGRAYFGPGAHNKYVTQLGRMLVARGAGRYYTSGPGPRWTDADRRATQAFQQAQGWRGKDADGLPRAQTWALLVTGGGKDIEAGGRTGAAGPPAPSSHGVPGYPGRAMFRPGATNEYVTQLGGQLVKKGFGKYYTTGPGPRWGEPDRRGVEAFQRAQGWRGGAADGYPGPETWRRLFS
- a CDS encoding lytic polysaccharide monooxygenase, coding for MRKKTKWYAAVVGLATTGAVVLSSGGASSHGYTDLPISRQKLCQNGTVANCGSIQWEPQSVEGPKGFPASGPADGQICNAGLSQFGQLSAPKTPSGSAWPATKVTGGQSYTFRWQFTAMHATTDFKYYVTKAGWNQNHNLARSDLNLTPFLTVPYNGQRPPSTLSHSGTLPSGLSGRHVIVAVWTIADTTNAFYACSDVTF
- a CDS encoding AMP-binding protein, translated to MDSRRRTVAELVAGRWGDHRPGLWFEGRVLTHHEVAAGAAARAALLTDLLPGPGAHIGVLLDNTPEYPLWLSAAALARAAVAGINPTRRGPELARDILHTECRLLITEASHLPLLRGLDLPGVRLLVTGTEEYDSLLAPYADAEPDASRAAPGDRLLLYFTSGSTGAPKAALCSQGRLAAAGSSLADQFRLGPDGVHYVCMPMFHGNAVIADWAPALASGAGVALRRRFSASGFLADVRAYGATYFTYVGRAIQYVLATEPREDDGDNPLRLGFGTEAGAVDAAAFQRRFGVRLVEGYGSSEGGAAIQWAPGTPEGAVGRAGTGLVVLDQETGQECPRARFDTAGRLLNGDEAIGELVNRAPNPFEGYWRNAEAEAERRRGGWYWTGDLFYRDADGYLYFAGRTDDRLRVDSENLAAAMIENILARYDGAVAVAVYAVPDPVTGDQVMATIAGAFEPESFADFLEAQPDLGTKMAPRFVRVVERMPVTATNKIHRARLRKEGVRCADPVWWRPPGTRTYRRLEYAEGPLAPTRGPSPVRRQGLEPRTR
- a CDS encoding SPFH domain-containing protein; this encodes MSTTTSHTPESEGPSRPARLIQNEATTEIPVHLLFRDEPDPVSVALRPAVVARRQGTGEQPRLRRTGQVTPRPAPDVDPELAERPARVLPGSAGVLAGACGLAGCAVTSWWVGVLPPLALKALRVPEFAGAGLGPAQWAAYAGAGVLGLFGFGGLARGRTGRAWVLGLFGRYRGTVRRTGLMWVNPLLLRRRVDVRLRHWRGEPMPAADASGVALRVVVLVVWRVRDTARATLGVDDHETFLRECVEAALARVPVEAPGSGRGSVDAAGEALTRLVAAETAPVGVEVFSVQPLRVEYAPEVAAAMHRRRIAALDAQHRATMLTSVVDSVEDTVTRLTMRGLVELDDYERKALVKDLTVAFCAGRGEQGA